From the genome of Segatella hominis, one region includes:
- a CDS encoding glucose-6-phosphate isomerase translates to MKSISLNITKAASFLAEGAVKAYEPKVKAAQEALENGTCEGNDFLGWLHLPSSITPEFLNEIQAVANTLREKCEVVVVAGIGGSYLGARAVIEGLSNSFAWLVNDKKNPTILFAGNNIGEDYLYELTTFLKDKKFGVINISKSGTTTETALAFRLLKKQCEDQRGKEEAKDVIVAVTDAKKGAARTCADKEGYKSFIIPDNVGGRFSVLTPVGLLPIAVAGFDVKQLVAGAADMEKACGKDVAFDENPAAIYAATRQALYTQAGKKIEIVCNFQPKLHYFAEWWKQLYGESEGKDQKGIFPAACDFTTDLHSMGQWIQEGERSIFETVISVETPNEKLLFPHDDENLDGLNFLEGKRVDEVNKMAELGTRLAHVDGGVPNILVNVPELNAYYLGQLIYFFEKACGISGLLEEVNPFNQPGVEAYKKNMFALLNKPGYEAESKAIQERLANEK, encoded by the coding sequence ATGAAAAGTATCAGCTTAAACATTACTAAGGCTGCATCATTCCTCGCAGAAGGTGCAGTAAAGGCTTACGAGCCTAAGGTAAAAGCCGCTCAGGAAGCTCTTGAGAACGGCACTTGTGAAGGTAACGATTTCTTGGGATGGTTGCATTTGCCATCTTCTATCACTCCTGAGTTCTTGAATGAGATTCAGGCTGTTGCCAACACATTGCGTGAAAAGTGTGAGGTTGTTGTTGTTGCTGGTATCGGTGGTAGCTACCTTGGTGCTCGCGCCGTTATCGAAGGTCTCAGCAATTCTTTCGCTTGGCTCGTAAATGATAAGAAGAATCCAACTATCCTTTTCGCAGGTAACAACATCGGTGAGGATTACCTCTACGAGTTGACTACTTTCTTGAAGGACAAGAAGTTCGGTGTTATCAATATCTCTAAGTCTGGTACCACAACAGAGACTGCTCTCGCTTTCCGTCTCTTGAAGAAGCAGTGCGAGGATCAGCGTGGCAAGGAAGAGGCTAAGGATGTGATCGTAGCCGTTACCGATGCTAAGAAAGGTGCTGCCCGTACTTGCGCTGACAAAGAGGGTTATAAGAGTTTCATCATTCCTGACAATGTAGGTGGTCGTTTCTCAGTTCTTACTCCAGTAGGTTTGTTGCCTATCGCAGTTGCTGGTTTCGACGTAAAACAGCTCGTTGCTGGTGCTGCTGACATGGAAAAGGCTTGCGGTAAGGACGTTGCTTTCGATGAGAACCCTGCTGCTATCTATGCAGCTACTCGTCAGGCACTCTATACACAGGCTGGCAAGAAGATTGAGATCGTTTGCAACTTCCAGCCAAAACTTCACTACTTCGCTGAGTGGTGGAAGCAGCTCTATGGTGAGAGCGAGGGTAAAGACCAGAAGGGTATCTTCCCTGCAGCTTGCGACTTCACTACCGACCTTCACTCTATGGGTCAGTGGATTCAGGAAGGTGAGCGTTCTATCTTCGAAACTGTTATCAGCGTAGAGACTCCTAACGAGAAGTTGCTCTTCCCTCACGATGATGAAAACCTCGATGGTTTGAACTTCTTGGAGGGCAAGCGTGTGGATGAGGTGAACAAGATGGCAGAACTCGGTACTCGCTTGGCTCACGTTGACGGTGGTGTTCCTAACATCTTGGTTAACGTACCTGAGTTGAACGCTTACTACCTCGGTCAGTTGATCTACTTCTTCGAGAAGGCTTGCGGTATCAGCGGTCTCTTGGAAGAGGTAAACCCATTCAACCAGCCTGGTGTTGAGGCATACAAGAAGAATATGTTCGCATTGCTCAACAAGCCTGGTTATGAGGCTGAAAGCAAGGCAATCCAGGAGCGTTTGGCTAACGAGAAATAA
- a CDS encoding NAD(P)H-dependent glycerol-3-phosphate dehydrogenase: MFNCGKIAIIGGGSWATAIAKIVVGHTHHIGWYMRRDDRIEDFKRLGHNPAYLMSARFNVDEIFFSSDINKIVQNYDTLVFVTPSPYLKNHLKKLKTRISDKFIITAIKGIVPDENLVCSEYFHQVYDVPYENLACIGGPSHAEEVALERLSYLTVGCSDTDKARAFANDCLASEYIKTKTSSDVIGIEYSSVLKNVYAIAAGICGGLKYGDNFQAVLMSNAVQEMHRFLTAVHPIDRSMYDSVYLGDLLVTGYSNFSRNRTFGTMIGKGYSVKSAQIEMEMIAEGFFGTKCMKEINRHMHVNMPILDAVYNILYERISPQIEIKLLTDSFR; encoded by the coding sequence GTGTTCAACTGCGGAAAAATTGCTATTATTGGCGGCGGTAGCTGGGCTACGGCAATAGCCAAGATTGTGGTGGGGCATACTCATCACATAGGTTGGTATATGCGACGCGACGACCGCATCGAGGACTTCAAGCGCTTGGGGCATAATCCTGCCTATCTGATGTCGGCAAGATTCAATGTGGATGAGATTTTCTTCTCTTCAGACATCAATAAGATTGTGCAGAACTACGACACACTCGTATTCGTCACCCCATCGCCTTACCTTAAGAATCATCTCAAGAAACTCAAGACTCGCATCAGCGACAAGTTTATCATCACAGCCATCAAGGGTATCGTACCTGACGAAAACCTCGTTTGTTCGGAATATTTCCATCAGGTATATGACGTGCCTTATGAAAACCTGGCTTGTATCGGTGGCCCTTCTCATGCAGAAGAAGTTGCGCTGGAGCGTCTGAGTTATCTCACCGTGGGCTGTAGCGACACAGATAAGGCTCGCGCCTTTGCCAACGACTGTTTGGCAAGCGAGTATATCAAGACCAAGACTTCAAGCGATGTCATCGGTATCGAATACTCATCGGTCTTGAAGAATGTATATGCTATTGCTGCAGGCATCTGTGGCGGTCTGAAATATGGCGACAACTTTCAGGCGGTGCTCATGTCGAATGCCGTTCAGGAGATGCACCGTTTCCTCACTGCCGTCCACCCTATCGACCGCAGCATGTACGACTCAGTATATCTCGGTGACCTGCTCGTTACAGGTTACAGTAATTTCTCACGCAACCGCACCTTCGGTACCATGATAGGTAAAGGCTATAGCGTGAAAAGTGCACAGATAGAGATGGAGATGATTGCCGAGGGATTTTTCGGTACAAAGTGTATGAAGGAAATCAATCGCCACATGCACGTCAACATGCCAATTCTCGATGCTGTATATAATATACTGTACGAGCGCATCAGTCCGCAAATCGAAATCAAACTCTTGACTGATTCGTTCAGATAA
- the lysS gene encoding lysine--tRNA ligase, whose protein sequence is MNILELSEQEIVRRQSLQTLREMGIDPYPAAEFPTNAFSTDIKAEFKDEEEPRQVVIAGRMMGRRVMGKASFAELQDSKGRIQVYIARDEICPDENKDLYNTVFKKLLDIGDFIGIKGFVFRTQTGEISVHAKELCLLSKSLKPLPIVKYKDGVAYDKFDDPELRYRQRYVDLIVNDGVKDTFLQRATVLRTLRSVLDNAGYTEVETPTLQSIAGGASARPFITHFNALDQDMYMRIATELYLKRLIVGGFEGVYEIGKNFRNEGMDRNHNPEFTCMELYVQYKDYNWMMSFTEKLLETICIAVNGKPEREIDGNIISFKAPYRRLPILDAIKEKTGFDCNGKTEEEIRAFCKEKGMDVDETMGKGKLIDELFGEFCEGTFLQPTFITDYPVEMSPLTKMHRSKPGLTERFELMVNGKELANAYSELNDPIDQEERFIDQMKLADKGDDEAMIIDQDFLRALQYGMPPTSGIGIGIDRLVMLMTGKTFIQEVLFFPQMKPEKKMPQSTIKEWAEIGVPEDWAYVLRKAGFNLISDIREEKAQGLQQKIGEINKKYKLGYEKPSVDDIQGWIDAANK, encoded by the coding sequence ATGAACATTTTAGAGTTAAGCGAACAGGAAATCGTTCGCAGACAAAGTCTTCAAACATTGCGCGAGATGGGCATTGATCCATACCCAGCTGCAGAGTTTCCAACCAATGCATTCAGCACTGATATCAAAGCTGAATTCAAAGATGAGGAAGAGCCACGCCAGGTAGTCATCGCAGGTCGTATGATGGGCCGACGCGTAATGGGTAAAGCCAGTTTCGCAGAGTTGCAGGACTCAAAGGGAAGAATCCAGGTCTATATCGCACGCGACGAGATTTGTCCAGACGAGAACAAAGACCTTTATAATACTGTTTTCAAGAAACTTCTCGACATCGGTGACTTCATCGGTATAAAGGGTTTTGTTTTCCGCACACAGACTGGCGAGATTTCAGTTCATGCCAAGGAACTGTGCCTGCTCTCTAAGAGTTTGAAACCACTCCCTATCGTAAAATATAAGGATGGTGTTGCTTACGACAAGTTCGACGACCCTGAGTTGCGCTATCGTCAGCGCTATGTTGACCTCATCGTCAACGATGGCGTAAAGGATACTTTCTTGCAGCGTGCTACTGTTCTCCGTACACTCCGCAGCGTTCTCGACAACGCTGGTTATACAGAGGTGGAGACTCCTACTCTCCAGAGCATCGCTGGTGGTGCTTCTGCCCGCCCATTCATTACTCACTTCAATGCGCTCGATCAGGATATGTATATGCGTATCGCTACTGAGCTTTATCTGAAGCGCCTTATCGTAGGTGGTTTCGAGGGTGTTTATGAGATTGGCAAGAACTTCCGTAACGAGGGTATGGACCGTAACCACAACCCAGAGTTCACCTGTATGGAACTTTATGTTCAGTACAAGGACTACAACTGGATGATGTCATTCACTGAGAAATTGCTTGAGACGATCTGTATCGCAGTCAATGGAAAGCCAGAACGCGAGATAGATGGTAACATCATTAGCTTCAAGGCTCCATATCGCCGTCTTCCTATCCTCGATGCCATCAAGGAAAAGACTGGTTTCGATTGCAACGGCAAGACAGAGGAAGAAATCCGCGCATTCTGCAAGGAGAAGGGCATGGATGTAGATGAGACCATGGGTAAGGGTAAGTTGATCGACGAACTCTTCGGCGAGTTCTGCGAGGGTACTTTCCTCCAGCCTACTTTCATCACCGACTATCCTGTTGAGATGTCTCCACTGACTAAGATGCACCGTTCTAAGCCTGGTTTGACAGAGCGTTTCGAGTTGATGGTCAACGGTAAGGAGCTTGCTAACGCATACTCAGAGCTCAACGACCCAATCGACCAGGAAGAGCGTTTCATCGACCAGATGAAGTTGGCTGACAAGGGTGACGATGAGGCAATGATCATCGATCAGGACTTCCTCCGTGCCCTCCAGTATGGTATGCCTCCTACATCAGGTATCGGTATCGGTATCGACCGTCTCGTCATGTTGATGACAGGCAAGACCTTCATCCAGGAGGTATTGTTCTTCCCTCAGATGAAGCCAGAGAAGAAGATGCCACAGAGTACTATCAAGGAATGGGCTGAGATTGGCGTGCCAGAGGATTGGGCATACGTGCTCCGCAAGGCAGGTTTCAACCTGATTTCTGACATCCGTGAAGAGAAGGCTCAGGGTCTTCAGCAGAAGATCGGTGAAATCAACAAGAAGTACAAACTCGGCTATGAGAAGCCTTCTGTTGATGATATCCAGGGCTGGATTGACGCAGCAAATAAGTAA
- a CDS encoding acyltransferase family protein, producing the protein MIRLKSLDIMRGLTVALMILVNNGGEQNYHILTHSKWNGLTPCDLVFPFFLFMMGMSTYLSLRKTEFKPSLIIYRKIAKRTILLFLIGLSINWFDMICSGNGLDFAHLRIWAVLQRIALCYGIVSLLAIHINQRYFVHIILGIIIVYMSILAFGNGYAYDASVNIIAQADLHFFGYDHLYHKSPVDPEGLLSTLPAIAHTMIGFLCCKYISIAGQNVHSKIKFLKISGLVMLILGFFLSLIGFGINKRIWSPSYVFVTCGFAAWILSLLIQWIDRGEISAEGKNEANAEGKTIKTKENPITVLFLSFGMNPLFLYVLSEFLAIVFGTYGIKDDLLGLIRNVISDEYLVSLTYALFFVAIHAAMGIWMYQKKIFIKL; encoded by the coding sequence ATGATCAGACTCAAATCTCTGGATATCATGCGAGGGCTCACAGTAGCCCTCATGATATTGGTCAATAATGGCGGTGAACAGAACTATCATATTCTGACGCATAGCAAGTGGAACGGCTTGACTCCCTGCGACCTGGTCTTTCCTTTCTTCCTCTTCATGATGGGTATGTCCACCTATTTGTCTTTGAGAAAGACGGAGTTTAAGCCCTCGCTAATTATCTACAGAAAAATCGCAAAACGCACCATCTTGCTTTTCCTTATCGGACTCAGTATCAACTGGTTTGATATGATTTGTTCGGGTAATGGATTAGACTTTGCGCATCTGCGTATATGGGCAGTCTTACAGCGCATAGCCCTCTGTTATGGCATTGTATCCCTGTTGGCCATCCATATCAACCAACGGTATTTTGTCCATATCATCCTCGGCATCATCATAGTCTATATGAGCATCTTAGCTTTCGGCAACGGTTATGCCTACGATGCATCAGTCAACATCATCGCCCAGGCAGATCTCCATTTTTTCGGCTACGATCACCTCTATCATAAGAGTCCGGTAGATCCCGAAGGACTGCTGAGCACATTGCCAGCCATCGCCCATACGATGATAGGTTTCCTCTGTTGCAAATACATCAGCATTGCAGGTCAGAACGTTCATTCCAAAATTAAGTTTTTGAAAATCAGTGGTCTTGTCATGCTCATTCTTGGTTTCTTCCTTTCCTTGATTGGTTTCGGCATCAATAAGAGAATATGGAGTCCAAGCTATGTATTTGTGACCTGTGGTTTTGCTGCCTGGATCTTGAGTCTGCTCATCCAATGGATTGACAGGGGTGAAATCAGTGCAGAAGGAAAGAATGAAGCAAATGCAGAAGGAAAGACGATAAAAACAAAGGAGAATCCGATAACAGTTCTGTTTCTGTCTTTCGGAATGAATCCACTTTTTCTTTATGTCCTGAGCGAGTTCCTTGCCATCGTTTTCGGAACATACGGCATCAAGGACGACCTGTTAGGCCTCATCAGGAATGTCATTTCAGACGAGTATCTGGTTTCCCTCACCTATGCCCTGTTTTTTGTTGCCATTCATGCAGCGATGGGCATCTGGATGTACCAAAAGAAGATTTTCATTAAGCTATAA
- a CDS encoding alpha-N-acetylglucosaminidase has translation MRKILFYLFLLTVTGIQANPVDDILERIDKGASRKFQTILVKSDKDFFEIDQKSHPSSNSRKTSSPIIIRGNSWVNIAVGVNWYLKHYAGIHISWNNMTAKIPAVLPRVEKKERHETDLKLRYDFNYCTFSYSMAFWDWNRWQKEIDWMALHGINMPLAIVGEECVWRNMLLKLGYTEEEVGKFIAGPAFLAWWGMNNLEGWGGPLPLNWYKQQEVLQKKILARMKELGMKPVLPGYCGMMPHDAKEKLGLNVTDGGRWNGYQRPANLSPTDARFAEIADLYYKELTHLFGKASYYSMDPFHESNDDAAVDYGKAGKVLMDAMKRANSKAVWVVQGWTENPRPQMIENLKVGDLLILDLFSECRPMFGSPSIWKREGGYGKHQWLFCLLENFGGNVGLHGRMDQLLNNFYLGTGKTDTQKQENSSLITNSSLKGWGFTMEGSENNPVMFELMSELPWRAEKMTKEEWIQEYCFARYGVHDDTIVKAWTLLAKSIYNCPLGNNQQGPHESIFCGRPSLNNFQVSSWSKMHNYYDPEDTRQAAILFAQVADKYKGNNNYEYDLVDICRQALADQGRKQYLQTIADYNAFARKDFDKNADRFLKMILLQDKLLGTRSEFRLGHWTEQARKIGKTTAEKDQYEWNARVQITTWGNRTCADKGGLRDYAHKEWQGLLKDFYYKRWSTYMKALEDQMKASTQVDYEALGGGKNANKTAAELFQMALPGGPVIDWYAIEEPWTLQHNTYSDQPEGDCVEVAKEVINFIR, from the coding sequence ATGAGAAAAATATTATTCTACCTATTTCTATTGACCGTTACGGGCATACAGGCAAATCCTGTAGATGACATCCTGGAACGCATTGACAAAGGCGCTTCACGCAAGTTTCAGACCATACTGGTAAAATCAGACAAAGACTTTTTTGAGATTGACCAGAAGTCTCATCCTTCCTCCAACAGCAGGAAAACTTCATCTCCTATCATCATCCGAGGCAACTCTTGGGTGAATATTGCCGTGGGTGTCAACTGGTATCTCAAACATTATGCCGGCATCCATATCTCCTGGAACAATATGACGGCTAAAATACCTGCCGTATTGCCACGAGTTGAGAAAAAGGAGCGCCATGAGACAGATCTCAAATTGCGCTATGATTTCAACTACTGCACCTTCTCCTACTCGATGGCTTTCTGGGACTGGAACCGTTGGCAGAAAGAAATCGACTGGATGGCTCTGCATGGCATCAACATGCCGCTTGCCATCGTAGGCGAAGAATGCGTATGGAGAAACATGCTCCTCAAGTTAGGCTATACAGAGGAAGAAGTCGGCAAATTCATTGCCGGTCCTGCTTTCCTGGCTTGGTGGGGAATGAACAACCTCGAGGGATGGGGCGGTCCGCTGCCACTCAACTGGTACAAGCAACAGGAAGTATTGCAGAAGAAGATATTGGCAAGAATGAAAGAGCTTGGTATGAAACCTGTCTTGCCGGGCTATTGCGGTATGATGCCTCATGACGCCAAAGAAAAGTTAGGACTCAACGTGACTGATGGTGGTCGCTGGAATGGTTATCAGCGCCCTGCCAACCTATCGCCTACGGATGCCCGATTTGCAGAAATCGCAGACCTATATTATAAGGAGCTCACCCATCTCTTCGGTAAGGCTTCCTATTACTCCATGGATCCTTTCCACGAAAGCAATGATGATGCTGCAGTTGATTACGGAAAAGCAGGAAAGGTGCTGATGGATGCCATGAAGCGTGCCAATTCTAAGGCAGTGTGGGTGGTTCAGGGATGGACCGAGAATCCACGTCCACAGATGATAGAAAATCTGAAGGTTGGCGACCTCCTCATACTCGACCTCTTCTCTGAATGCCGCCCGATGTTCGGAAGTCCGAGTATCTGGAAACGGGAAGGTGGATACGGCAAGCATCAATGGCTCTTCTGTCTTCTGGAGAACTTTGGCGGAAACGTGGGTCTTCATGGAAGAATGGATCAGCTTCTCAACAACTTTTATCTCGGAACGGGGAAAACGGACACCCAAAAGCAAGAGAATTCTTCACTCATCACTAACTCTTCACTGAAGGGCTGGGGCTTTACGATGGAAGGTTCAGAAAACAACCCGGTGATGTTCGAACTGATGAGCGAACTGCCTTGGAGAGCGGAGAAGATGACCAAGGAAGAATGGATCCAGGAATACTGCTTTGCCAGATATGGCGTCCACGATGACACAATCGTGAAAGCCTGGACTTTGCTTGCAAAAAGCATCTACAACTGTCCGCTCGGCAACAACCAGCAAGGTCCCCATGAGAGCATCTTCTGCGGACGTCCATCATTAAACAATTTCCAGGTTTCCAGCTGGTCGAAAATGCACAACTACTATGATCCGGAAGACACCCGACAGGCTGCCATCCTCTTCGCACAAGTAGCTGATAAATACAAAGGAAACAACAACTACGAATATGATCTCGTGGATATCTGCCGACAGGCTCTCGCCGATCAGGGCAGAAAACAGTACCTGCAGACGATTGCCGACTACAATGCCTTTGCCCGTAAAGACTTTGACAAGAATGCAGACCGATTCCTGAAGATGATTCTCCTGCAGGACAAACTCTTAGGCACCCGTTCTGAATTCCGTCTGGGACATTGGACAGAACAGGCACGCAAAATCGGCAAGACTACGGCAGAGAAAGACCAATATGAATGGAATGCTCGTGTACAGATTACCACATGGGGAAACCGCACCTGTGCTGATAAGGGAGGGCTCCGAGACTATGCACACAAGGAATGGCAAGGTTTACTGAAAGACTTCTACTACAAGAGATGGAGTACCTATATGAAGGCATTAGAAGACCAGATGAAAGCCAGCACCCAAGTGGATTACGAAGCGTTAGGCGGTGGCAAGAATGCTAACAAGACTGCTGCCGAACTATTCCAAATGGCATTGCCTGGCGGTCCGGTAATTGACTGGTATGCTATAGAGGAACCATGGACTTTGCAGCACAATACCTACAGTGATCAACCTGAAGGAGACTGTGTGGAAGTGGCGAAGGAAGTTATCAATTTTATCAGATAA
- the aroB gene encoding 3-dehydroquinate synthase, whose product MNQRIIISTHLESEIANALTECEHDKIFILVDEVTKEKCLPVIQGFFTLKNAQVIKIGATDTHKNLETIAHVWKSLGDGGGSRHSCLINLGGGMVTDLGGFAASTFKRGINFINIPTTLLAMVDASVGGKTGINFNGLKNEIGVFNDSKFVILDTEFLRSLDAENICSGYAEMLKHGLISTEDMWKELITFDLANPDLKHLQQMVADSVKVKERIVEEDPHEQGIRKALNLGHTFGHAFESWALKRKPILHGHAVAFGMICELYLSATHTGFPTEKMRQTVSFIKEYYGTLPITCDDYDELIELMHHDKKNQNGIINFTLLGGIGDIRINQTASVDEIKEALDFFREG is encoded by the coding sequence ATGAATCAGAGAATTATCATATCTACTCATCTGGAGAGTGAGATTGCCAATGCGCTCACAGAATGCGAGCACGACAAGATTTTTATCCTTGTCGATGAGGTGACGAAGGAAAAATGCCTTCCGGTTATCCAGGGATTCTTTACGCTGAAAAATGCACAGGTCATCAAGATAGGTGCTACAGACACCCATAAGAACCTGGAAACAATAGCACATGTATGGAAATCGCTCGGCGATGGCGGCGGTTCACGACACTCTTGTCTCATCAATCTCGGTGGCGGCATGGTAACTGACCTCGGCGGTTTTGCAGCTTCCACCTTCAAACGCGGCATCAACTTCATCAATATCCCTACTACCCTGCTTGCCATGGTGGATGCATCGGTTGGCGGTAAGACGGGTATCAACTTCAACGGACTGAAGAATGAGATAGGTGTATTCAACGATTCTAAGTTTGTCATCCTCGACACGGAATTCCTGCGCAGTCTGGATGCCGAGAACATCTGTTCTGGCTATGCAGAGATGTTGAAGCACGGACTCATCTCAACGGAGGATATGTGGAAGGAACTGATTACCTTCGATTTGGCAAATCCTGATTTAAAGCATCTGCAGCAAATGGTGGCTGACAGCGTGAAGGTAAAGGAACGCATCGTAGAAGAAGATCCTCATGAGCAGGGTATCCGCAAGGCACTGAACTTAGGACACACCTTCGGTCATGCCTTTGAGAGTTGGGCCTTGAAGCGCAAGCCTATTCTGCATGGTCATGCGGTTGCTTTCGGTATGATCTGCGAACTATATCTCAGTGCCACACATACAGGTTTCCCTACCGAAAAGATGAGACAGACCGTAAGTTTCATCAAGGAATACTACGGCACATTGCCTATCACCTGTGATGACTACGATGAACTGATAGAGTTGATGCACCACGATAAGAAAAACCAGAACGGCATCATCAACTTCACCCTCTTGGGAGGCATCGGTGACATCCGCATCAACCAGACGGCTTCCGTGGACGAAATCAAGGAAGCACTGGATTTCTTCAGAGAAGGATAA